The following are from one region of the Candidatus Bathyarchaeia archaeon genome:
- a CDS encoding 2-hydroxymuconate tautomerase family protein, translating to MSRSMPIVHVYVWKGFSNEAKKRAIAGITKVFADMGIPEEAVEVIIHEVPKEDWGIGGELASERLKHAQPP from the coding sequence ATGAGCCGGAGTATGCCGATCGTCCACGTATATGTTTGGAAGGGGTTTTCGAATGAGGCCAAGAAGAGGGCGATAGCGGGCATAACGAAGGTCTTCGCCGATATGGGCATTCCCGAGGAAGCGGTTGAGGTAATAATCCATGAGGTCCCCAAGGAGGATTGGGGGATAGGCGGGGAACTGGCCAGCGAAAGGCTCAAGCACGCGCAACCGCCCTGA